The nucleotide sequence CTGTTCATGCCGGAGGGCTCTGCCAGTTCGATCTTGTTTGTGATCGGTGCCATTGTGTTGGCACTGGTGGTTGGATTGAGGAAGTGAGCCATGACATTGATGCAAATTTCTAAACTCTTGGCATGGGGTAGATTAGCTCTTTGTATTCCAGCATTCTCCCAATCCAGCAACCCCTATGCTGATGGCAATGCCGCCGCGCCTGACGAGTGGTTGTTGGTCAAGAAAGGCAATCCGTGGTGGTACGAAACCAAGCCGAGTCCGACGCCTGTTCAACTTCAAAAGCGCGCACCCACGGCAGCAGAGCAAGCCATCATTGATCGAGCACGCGCACTGGTGGCAAATCGGCCAGCCAAAGCGTTTGTTTTGATGGACGGTGACACGGTGCTGTACTCGGAGACAAAAGCGCCAGCAGACGCTGATTCCGTCTTCTTTGGCTTCTCCATGGGCAAGACGGTCACAGCTATGGCCGCTGGTCAGGCCATTTGTGCAGGAAAGCTCAAGCTGGAAACCAAGGCCAGCGAAGTTATGCCGGAACTGAATGGCAAAGCATTGGGCAACGCCACCGTGCGCGATCTGCTGCGCATGGCATCCGGTGCGGCTGATCCCAACCCAGACAGTTCAGTATGGACACCTGACCAGTTCAAAGAGTGGGGGCGTGGCAATCTGAATCTTGTTAACTTGGTGACGGAAGATCGCATTGCCAAAGCAGCCAAGGGCGTATTCTCAGACTTCAAACCGGGTGAAGTGTCCACATATAAGAGCACTGACCCCTACGTGCTGGGCATCATGGTCAGTCGCGCCACGGGCACAGTGTGGAGCCAATGGATTCAGGAGCAAATCTTGAACCCAATGGGCGCGGCCAAACCGGGACTGTACGTTCAGGACCGTCAACAAAACGGACTGGCAGACAGCGGTTTGAGGATGCGTTTAGAGGACTGGATGCGATTCGCCGTGTGGGTCAAGCGCAGTTCCAAAGAGGCAGGGTGTTTCGGTGACTACGTGCGTGCAGCCACCAGCACACAGATTTCCAATGGAAGTAACCCCAGCACCCGCAAAATGGGCAAGCTGTTTGGTGGTTACGGCTACTTCACTTGGACGGAAAACAGCATTGTTCCGAACACGGCATGGGCTTC is from Rhodoferax aquaticus and encodes:
- a CDS encoding serine hydrolase domain-containing protein, with the protein product MTLMQISKLLAWGRLALCIPAFSQSSNPYADGNAAAPDEWLLVKKGNPWWYETKPSPTPVQLQKRAPTAAEQAIIDRARALVANRPAKAFVLMDGDTVLYSETKAPADADSVFFGFSMGKTVTAMAAGQAICAGKLKLETKASEVMPELNGKALGNATVRDLLRMASGAADPNPDSSVWTPDQFKEWGRGNLNLVNLVTEDRIAKAAKGVFSDFKPGEVSTYKSTDPYVLGIMVSRATGTVWSQWIQEQILNPMGAAKPGLYVQDRQQNGLADSGLRMRLEDWMRFAVWVKRSSKEAGCFGDYVRAATSTQISNGSNPSTRKMGKLFGGYGYFTWTENSIVPNTAWASGWGGQRIGWNTDPNNNRMVITFSNVESWMPDVYELSKDWNRLSK